AAGCGTTTTGATAGCAAAAGTAGCAGATTAAGAAGTAGCAGATGAAGACAATGCGGGGGAAAGCCACGGATGAATAAGAGTTTCTGCTTTAACCCTGTTGACCGCACTGTACGGCGACTTGAGTAAAATTGTCAAAATTGAACAAACTCCCAAGAAGCGGGAGAGCATTGTGAAGAGCTTAGCTTACCCCATCCTTCTTCAGATCTTTTGTCCGAATGTCTGTTAGGATGAGTTTCTGCCAGTACATTCCGGTCTGTTGCTGGCGCATTGGAAAAAAGCTCATTTAAGCCATCCAACTGAACCACAAATTTCCTGCTCTTAGACTGGCCCCAGGCACTTGATTTGGGATAGGGGCATTACTAGGAGCGATCGCATCCATGACATTTCGTAACCTCGGTCTTTCAACGGACCTGCTTCGTGCTGTGGCTGACTCTGGCTATACTGAGCCAACCCCCATTCAGCAGCAAGCAATTCCCGCCATCCTGAAAGGGCAAGACATTTTCGCTAGCGCCCAAACTGGAACGGGCAAGACTGCTGGCTTTACCCTGCCTTTACTGCAACTCCTGGGTACTACCAACGCCAACCAGGTGCATCGCAGACCTCGTGCCCTCATCCTCACCCCTACGCGCGAACTGGCAGATCAGGTCAAAGATAGCGTCAAAACTTATGGAAAATACCTGTCGCTGCGAGCAGCAGCCATCTATGGCGGCGTGGGAATTAAGCCGCAAGTTCAAACGCTGCATCGGGGAGTTGATATTGTAGTCGCTACGCCCGGTCGCTTGCTCGACCACGTTGGGCAAAAGACGGTCGATCTCTCGAAGATAGAGATACTGGTGCTGGATGAATGCGATCGCATGTTAGATATGGGCTTTATCCGCGACATCCGCAAAATTTTGGCAGTGCTACCTGCATCGCGGCAAACGCTGATGTTTTCTGCCACCTTCTCTAAACCGATTCAGCAGCTTGCCAGCACCCTACTAAAGTCTCCGACCCAGATCGAAGTAGCTCCCCGCAATACCGCCGCACAGCAGGTAGAGCAGGTGGTGCATCCGGTCGATCGAAATCGCAAGCGAGAACTGCTTTCTCATATGATTGGGTTCCACAATTGGCAACAGGTGCTAGTCTTCACGCGGACGAAACATGGAGCCAACCGTCTAGCTGAGCAACTTGCTCAAGATGGGTTGAAAAGCACTGCAATTCATGGCAACAAAAGTCAGGCAGCCCGTACCCGTGCTTTGCAAGACTTTAAGCAAGGAAAAGTGCGAGTATTAGTTGCCACCGATGTAGCATCACGGGGTCTAGATATCGATCAGCTGCCCCACGTAGTCAACTTTGAACTCCCTAACGTACCAGAAGATTACGTGCATCGCATTGGTCGCACAGGTCGCGCTGGTAATGAAGGAAGAGCGGTTTCCCTCGTCAGCGAAGATGAATACTCATTCCTCAAAGACATCGAACGATTGCTCAATCAAACCCTTGTGAAAGACGTGATTCCAGGCTACGAGCCAACTGCCCCAGTCCGGAAAGTGGTAGACCAAGCGAAAGGTCAGCGCGCAAATCAAGGGCGCAGTAACCGAGCAAAGTCCCAGGCACCATCCGCACCTACCCGCAGCAAAAAGCCCAGCGCACCAGGACGCACTCGAAAAAGTCTGCACACTGCTTAAATTTCTGGCGATTGCCGCCTAGTTAAGGCGAGATACCCGGCTTTTTTAAAAAGTTGGGTATTTTTGTTAAGGGCTGACAATGTGGTTGGCAAGGGGTGCGGTGCGACATACAGGTTTGCGATCGCTATTTGGCAATCGCTGTCAGTTAGTCATCAATGATAATTATGGGTGAATGGGGAGTTACGGTTGAAGAAGCTACCCCAGCAATCGATGGAAAAACACCAATGACCGTTACCATTCCCATTCGTGCCATTGAACTCACTCCCGGTAGCATGATTAGCATTCATAACTTGTCTTGGCAGGACTTTGAACAGATTCTTACGGAACTGGGAGAAAAGCGCAGCACCCGCATTGCATACTACCAAGGAACGCTGGAAATCATGTCCCCTTTGGCATTGCACGAACGCCCCCATCGCATCATTGGTGATATTGTCAAAGCTATCTTAGATGCTCAAGGGCGGGACTGGGAAGATTTTGGCTCAACTACTCTGAAGCAACCAGAAATTGCCGGAGTCGAACCCGATACTTGCTTTTACATCCAGAATGCCAGTCGTGTCCGGGGTTGCACCAATATGGATTTAGCGGTTTATCCACCCCCCGATCTCGCCATTGAGTCTGATGTTACTTCAAAGACTACCTTGAACGCCTACGAAGCGCTGCGCGTTCCGGAAGTGTGGATATATCAGAATCGCCAACTCAAGATTTACATTCTACAAAATGGTGGCTACGTCGAATCATCCATCAGTGCTATCTTTCCCGATTTGGCCATTACCGAAATGATTCCCCAACTGGTGCAAAAAGCCATTGAGGATGGAACCAGTCGGATGCTGCGCGAACTTAAAATACAACTGAGTCAATAACTGGAAAGATTGGAATAAAACTGGATATGAACACGCATCTGTGAAAATATCCCACCCTCAGCAAGTGTGACCTATCCGCTGCCTGGGTATAATACTACGAGCGCACCGAGAAGAAGGCAATCGCGCGATCACTGCCCTTGATGAGGACGACGATAGTTACCCCTCTACTCCAATGAAAACTTTCCAATGGATATCGTGATAGAACTCTGTAGGCTTGGATAAAAATATAAGTTTCTGCTACAACTAAGGAACCCGTGTTTAGCGAAACTTTGCCTAAAAATAACGTAGACTTTTTGAGATAATTTTTTGTTGATTTTTATTTATGGAAGAAACAGTTCACGACATCTTTTTCAAAGACTTTACCGTAGTAACAGCAACTATATCCGCAGCAGATTCTCTTCCTGAAACGTCAGGTATTTAGGCCTTCTATCATGCGTTCGATTTTTCAGAGAATAACTTATCTGAGCATATAGATAGTCGCATAAAAAATACTGTATTTAAAACAAAGTTTTTTGAGGAAGATAATAAAAGTAAGTTCATTGTCGATACTTGTGGAGAGTCAGTTGGTTTGTCTCCAAAAATGGATCGATTTATCAAAGCTGTCTCTCAGCCTAAAGAACGAAGAATCTTAAAAAGCTTTCTAATCTCATGTAGCATTCTCCAACGCCCAGATTACATTGGCACTGCAAACAACTTAAGAGATAGATTTTTTCAGCATTTAGAGCGAGACGATGGTTTTTTTTCAAAGTATGGAAACTCAAGACCCAATGATGAATTTTTATTCGTTTGTTTTCCTTGCCCAAAAAATATTTCTAGAGAGCTAGAAAGCTTGTTAATTCAACTATGCCAACCCAAGTTTAATACACAGAGGAGTTAGAAAATGGAATTAGATGATCAGTCTCCAGAGACGATTGAATATAAGGCAATCAGTGGTAAGTTTGGTGAGGTAAGGTACTTCATAACAACTCTTGATCAAAGTGATGCCGTTGAAAACATTCAATTTGCTGATGAAATTCAAAATAGTTGGAGCTTCTCTGAACGAGTTCAGAGGAAACTAGATACAAACCGAGCGAATACAGAAATATTTTCTTACCTAGCGCAGGGTGGAATTCGCTTTTTTAATTCAATTGTAGTCGTGCTTTTGCCCAACTCGAATGACCAAAGAGAGTTTTGGGACTTCTCTACAGTTAGTAGTCAGGGAAAAATTGTCGAAAAATGGGTCAATTTAAAGCTATATAAAAACGTAGCTAGAATTGTAATTGACGGTCAACATAGGCTCCTTTCATTAAAGAGATATTGGAAAGCCCATACTGGAAAGGAGCCTTTAACTCCTCAACAAATAAAAGAAAATTTTAGTTGCTCAGAAAGCTTTGACATCCCAGTCGTTTATTTAGTGTTTGGCGATCTTGGCAGAGTTGGTCATGCAGACTCAAGCGAAACTGTAAGAGATGAGATAATCAAATCAACTCGCAATATCTTTACAGTTATAAACAAGACTGCGAAATCAATCTATAAACAAACTCAACTATTGCTTGATGACAGTAAAATATCAGCATTGATTCCTAGAAAGCTTTTAGAGGAAAGAGTGCTTGAAGAGAGATTCATTAGATGGTCTTCCACATCAACAAGCTTGACCCAATCAGAACCTTACCTAACGACTCTAGATTTGGTTAGCCAATGTACGATTGAACTATTAAAAGATTATCAGAAGGAAGCTTTAAAGAAATCATTCAATTCACCAACTGAGCGTAATACGGCTCTGGAGACTTATTATGAGTCTCATCCTAGACTTCCTGAAATAGGCACAAAAGCATTGCTTAAGTGGTTTTTCACTGAACTTCAGCCATTTAAGGATTGGGTATCACAAATTAACCATGTAGGTATAAATATTCCTACTCAACCAGATCAACCTGAATTAAATCAAAATCAAAAAGCAAGTGTAAAGAAATTACGAGATACCAGTATTTTGTATACTATTTTTGGACAAAAAATTCTTTTTCCATCTGTGTCAAGGTTCTTGCTTAGGATAAGAGCAGAATACCGCATTCCAGCGATTCTTGATGCTATCTCGCTTAGTATTACTAAAATGGATGAAGCTGACTTTTTCAGACGCGATAAACCTCATTGGGCTTATGTTTTAGTGCAGCCAAATGCAAAACTAAACATGATAACTAAAGGCTCTGGATATGAGAGATGTATAGAGCTTATCAGAATGATATTGTTTGAGTCCTCTGAGGGCGTGGGGGAGTTGATAAAACGTACTAAAGAAGAGGTTAGCAATGAAGTTGACTGGAATAAAACTTTGATTTCAAATTGGAGAAAACAATTTCATGTGATATTACCTGAAGTTGAATTAATTGATGAGCAGATAAAAGAATCTTCTGAATCAGATGACTCCTTTGCTGAAGTTCGCGATTTGCTTGATTCTTCTGAAGAGGACGAAGAGGAATCTGGTGAAATTGAAGATAACGAGGATATTTTTAAAGAAACTGAAGAAGTAAAAGATTAAGCTGTGCAACTACATAAAAACATTATTGCTCAGAAAGCTTGTCAACAAAAAGCCTAACAAGCTGGTGTTTTGAGAGGAGTAGGTGCTTGTCATCTTCTCAGGGTAGGACGAGGTGCAACAGGCAATCTGTTTGTGTTTCGTCGTGAGTGAGTTGTGCGTTTTGAGCGATCGCATTCTATCAACTCTGCAATTATGGAGAATGCGATCGCTCACAAGTAAAATCCGCTCGTTCAAGTCATCTGAAGCCCAATATCGAACGTACCCGCGTAGCCTTGTGCATCTTTGGTTAGCTGAAGCATCAGTTCTTCACCACCATCTTGAAAAATGCCGTCTCCATCGTTCCTCTGGGTGCGCTGTCCCTTAGCCGCGTAGGGAGACTGTGCGTGGACTCGATCCGTGAGAGCATCGTCGAAGTAAAGCTGCGACGTAAACTCAGAACCGCGCCCAGACGCAGAATCGGTGCGAATCTTGAAGTGAATGTGAACCGTTCTGCCTGGATACCAGCCAGGGTAAATCGTCACAAACTCCGCAGCCCCATTGGCATTCGTCACCTGATAGCCGCGCAGGAACTTTTGCCCTTGCGTATCCCCGTTAAAGTCTCGAACATCGGAATACACGCCCAGCGCGTCGCAATGCCAAACGTCTACAGTTGCGCCCCTCAAAGGCGTACAGGATCTACCATTAATCCCAGAGATACGAAACACCAAACGCAACGGTACTCCCGGCTTTACCGCACCGTTCGAGGGATCTGAGCGGATATCAGAACGGTTAAGCTTCTCATCCACGAAATATGGCCCTTCCGTTTGTTGGGGTTTTACCACGCAAGTCGGAGTCTGCGCGATCGCTTTCCGAGTCGGTGTCTGAGTTAATGTACCTATTGGCTTTGCTGAGATTGACTGTCCGCGCCAGCATCCACCAATAAGCGATACGGCGGCTGTTCCCCCGATGAAGCCAAGCACTTCTCGCCGCTTCAGCATGGAGGCTACGGGAATTCTTTTTGCACGGTCTTTTTTCATTTCATCTGCTCCCAATAGAATTATCGCAATTTACCTGGGCGGTTGAAACCGCTTCTACACACACAAAACCCGCCTGCGCGGGTTTCAAAACCCTTTAAGTAAGTGTAGAGACGCGAAATTTCACGTCTCTACAGTCCGCGCAGGCGGACTTGGTTTGTTTAGCCGCGATTTCTAATCGCCAGGGCTTATTGTGACTGGCTTGGTCGCATCCATGAACAGGTTGCTAAGTTGGCTTGAGCTTATTGCTGAGGAGGAGGAGGTACGTCTGGTTGGTTGCCATCTTGAGGAGGACGGGGCGGAATTCCCAGCGCATTCACCAGTTGCTCTTCCGTCACGCCGAGTTTTGCTGCCGCTGCCTTGAAGTCAGGTCGGGGTGGGCGTTGTCCCGGTTCGGGCGGCGTTGTCGGTGGGTTGGCAGGTACTCCCAGTGCTGCCTTTAAATTGGCTTCTGTTACGCCCAGCTTCTGCGCTGCGGCTGCAAAATCGGGACGGGGCGGACGGGGCGGAACTCCCAACGCATTTACCAATTGTTGTTCGGTAATGCCGAGTTTTGCCGCCGCTGCCTTAAAGTCGGGACGAGGTGGGCGTTGTCCTGGTGTAGGATTCGCTGGCACTCCCAGTGCTTCTTTCAACTTAGCTTCTGAAATGCCCAATTTCTGAGCCGCTGCGGCAAAATCTGGTCCTCGTCTGCGTCCCTGTCCCTGCTGTTGTTGATTGGGCTGGGATGAGTTTTGGGCTTGTCGGTTAGGCGATTGAGCGATCGCCTGATTCAGAGTCACACATCCAAACGTCCCAACTAGAACAGGAATTGCGATCGCTGCTAACAGTCGGCGGGTATTTATCACAAGCTTTCTCCTTCGGTTGAATCTCGAAACGTGTCTATAAATTCAATTAAGCTCAACCAAAATTACAGCTTGCCCTTCCTCTAAATTACAGTTTTGTAATCTGAGCTAGTGAAGGCGAGATCCCCGACTTTTCTAAAAAGTCAGGGATCTGAACCGCAGGCGATCGCGTAAACTCCACAAAAGTAACCTCAAACACACAACAGCCATACTTCCTTGGAAAGACGCGATCGCACAGATGTCTTCCTAGGATGAGTAAGAGTTGCGATCGCATTCGCGCAGACTGTCTGCTAGCGAAAAAGAAGCAAGCCACGGCTTTCCAAGCGTGGTGCAGTCCTATAGGAGTTTAAATGGTTATGAACAGTTCGTCGAACCGGCCTCTGGCTGTCGTGACGGGTGCCTCCAAGGGCATTGGTTACGAGCTTGCCAAACAGTTCGCCCAAAACGGCTTTGATCTCCTTGTGACAGCCACCGGATCGAGTATCGATGAAGCCGCTCAAACCTTTGAGGGATTGGGTGCCAAGGTCGAGACGGTACAGGCCGATCTTGCTACTTATGACGGTGTTGAGACTCTCTACAACCAGATTAAGGCGACTGGCAGATCGGTAGATGCGATCGCGATAAATGCAGGGGTCGGTGTCGGCGGTGATTTCGCCCGCGAGACTGATCTGAAGGACGAGCTGAATCTCATCAACCTGAACGTCGTTTCATCTGTGCATCTAGCCAAACGGGTAGTGAAAGATATGGTCGAGCGTGGTAAGGGTCGAATCCTCTTCACTTCGTCAATTGCTGCCATCATGCCAGGACCATTTGAAGCAGTCTACGCGGCTTCCAAAGCATTTGTACACTCCTTCTCGGAAGCGCTACGCAACGAGTTGAAGGATACAGGCGTCACTGTTACCTCACTCATGCCTGGACCAACCGATACCAACTTCTTCCATAGTGCGGGAATGGACGACACCACGGTGGGTACAAAACAGAACGATGACCCGGCTGAAGTCGCCAAACAGGGTTTCGATGCCTTAATGGCAGGCAAGGATCACATCATCGCCGGTTCGCTCCTGACGAAGATTCAGGGCAATGTAAGCAAGGTTTTGCCTGATACCCTCAAGGCTGAACTGCATCGTCAGATGACTGAGTCTGAGTCGGCTAACAAGTAATGCACGCAGTGCCTTCCCGATCATCTGTTGTATATAAAGGTGTTTTGGCAGGCATTCTCATACCGACCGGAGCAAATGCAAGCGTCGAGTGAGGTGCAGACATCGATACCCGTAGGCAAAAAGTAGTTTAAAGCAGAACACTTATGCACATTCATCATCTCAATTGTGGCTGTATGTGTCCGGTCGGTGGGGCGCTCTTCGATGGCTTCAGTCGCGGTCTGACGGCTCGCCTCGTCTGTCACTGTCTGCTTGTCGAGACAAACCAGGGGCTTGTTCTAATCGATACTGGCTTTGGTCTGCGCGATGTTAACTCGCCTTACGCGCGACTCAGCCCGTTTTTTATTCATTTCAATGGTATCCAGTTCGATCGCAAGTACACGGCGATCGCTCAGGTCGAGCAACTAGGATTTTCCGCACGGGACGTGCGCCATATCGTGCTTACCCACCTCGATTTCGATCATGCTGGTGGGCTGGAAGATTTCCCTGAAGCAACCGTACACGTAATGCAGACTGAAATTGACGCAGCGCAGGATCGACACGGCTTCATTACCAAAGGGCGCTATCGTCCAGAGCAGTGGGACGAGGTAAAACGCTGGAAGTTCTATTCGCCAGGGGGCGAACCCTGGTTTGGCTTCCAGGCAGTCCGCGATCTTGAGGGACTACCGCCAGAGATTCTCCTAGTTCCGCTTGCGGGTCACACACGGGGTCATGCTGGCATTGCCATCCAGACAGCAGAGGGTTGGCTGCTGAATGCAGGCGATGCCTACTTTTACCGACACGAAATGGACTCCTCCGAGCCACGCTGCACGCCGGGAATGCGGTTCTACCAATGGATGATGGAGGTAGATCGTGAGGCGAGGCTCCACAATCAAGATCGGCTACGTGCATTATCGCGCGATCGCAATAATGACGTGCGCCTCTTCTGTAGTCACGATGCTATGGAGTTCAAAGCGTTCGCCGACCAGTCCAGCGACTCCCAGAACTTGAAAATTCATCATTCATGAAGTCTACGTCAATCAGATTGATTGAAGAAGCAGGAATTAAGAGCGATCGCGCTGAACAGCAGGAGGCTATGCTCAGTTAGTCCCCGATCTGATGTTTAAGGTCAAGTCCAAAACTGACTTCTTATTTAAGTTGCGTCAGAAGTCTCAGGAATCTCTAGCTCTATGAACGCAGGTTAGGGTTTTAGTTGACTTGCGATTGGTTTATATGAAAATAAGAAAATGTTAGGCCTCCTATCAAAAAAGGGTTAGCGATTGAAAAGCCAATCGAGTAACTCTTTGTCGAATAGCTCTGGCTCTTCAAAGTGAGGCGCATGGCTGCTCTTCTCAAATATGCGGATAGTAAGATTACTAAACTTGTCTCTTACTCCTTCCCACATATAGGGTGGTGGAACGAGGTAATCGTAGCGACCAAGTGCAAGCAATACAGGTGCTTGCAACTTATCTAAGTTCTCAGTAATATCTATATCCCGAAAAACCTCGCCCCAGACATAATCAAACATAGCCATATTGACTTCTATACCTTCCCAAAGTTTTGTCGCGTCATAGTTGTAGTCAAACCAACTTTTGGGTCCCATGAGAAGGCAATAGGTAATAAAAGCTTTCTCAGGCGCAGCAGATATTTCTTGAGGCAACCTGGTCAGGTTTTTAGCAAGAGCTGCTTTACGCTCAGGACAAACAGAATCATTCAGATATCGTTCCGCCGCAAGATGCCCTTCACGCGAGTAATTTGGTCCTACACACATCATTACCACATGAGACACATTGGCAGGATATTTCTTGGCATACTCCAGCGCCATAAATCCATGACCTGAATGACCAATAACAATAATCTTGCCAAATCCTAGCTCTTTCCTAACCAGTTCAATATCATCAACCAGTGAGTTTAACTGGAACAAAGAGGTGTCTTTACAATTATAAGGAGGTGAGAAACCTCGATGATCGACAAAGACCAATTTTAGACTGCTACGAAGATTGTTAGAAAACGTTCTAGAGTAATACAGTGAACTTCCAATCACGATGGTAGGAGTGCCGTCACCCTCAACAATATACTGAAGCTTAAAACCGCTTGAATACACATAGCCTGTTAAAGACATATTGTTCCTTCTCCAGATTTCATCTGCTTAATCATAAATACAGAGACCACCGCCATACAGTCTAGGATTTACTATGATTCGTTCAAGTAGTTTCGACATTTTAAGTAATCGCTTAATTAAATGTTAATACTAGGATAAAGTACGCTTTTGCAGCGTACTGGGTTCAGGAATAGATTGACATAGACGCAAGACTTACATCCTCGTACAGTTGCGATCGCGTCTTCACAGCACCATCCAATCGTTTAGCAAATTTGAAGCCATTAGCACCAGAAGTCTTAGCTATTTTAGCTACAGTAGCAAAAGGACAAGCTACGGTAGTCAGTGCGTAAAAATAGAGGTCAGCAATGTCCAATTACTACCATTGAACGATCGTGCTGTATCAACTCATAAATCCTCGTCCTTCCTTAGTATAATTTTAGGAGAGGCGAGTTGGATTTGTGTCATAGACACGCAGACAGACTTGTAGGGAATTTTTACTACCCGATCCTACAAAGTGCCTGACTCTAGTTGCTCCAAGTATATGAAATCAGGAGCCTTTACTCCGGCTTCAGCTCTGATTCTAATGAGTTTAGGAGATTCAAAAAAACGCTTGGCATCGTCTATCGATGTCCACAATGAGAAATGCACCACTTTGTTGGGATCGCTTTCATACTTTAAGACCTGATACGACCTCTCTCCAGCTTCCCTTCTTATGTCGGATGCATTGTCAAAAACCTTCTTCCACGACTCGTAGTCTTCAACTTCATGGATAATTAACACGTATTGCATAATTTATCTAGCTAGTAGTGTTTCTTTATTAACCTAACCGATGCTTGGGACATTGGTGTTGGTAGTAGTGGATCGCGAGCCGAGGCTCCATGATCAAGATCGGCTACGTGCATGATCAGGCGATCGCAGTAATAACGTGCGCCTCTTTTGCAGTCACGATGCTATGGAGTTAAAAGCGATCGCCGACCAATCCAGCGACCCTCAGAACTTGAAAATTCATCATTCATGAAGTCTGCGTCAGTCAGATTGATTGAAGAAGCAGGAATTAAGAGCTAGAGCGATCGCGGCAAGCAACAGGAGACTATGCTCAATACTAGCCCCTTAGACTTTACATAACTAACCGACGATTGCCATACCATTGACTCAAATCATGCTCAATTCCTTCAAGGATTGCGATCGCATCCATCATTGATTTTGCATCAGCCGCTAATAAAGCAAAGGCTGACTCAACCCGTTGTTGATAGTTCTGTGGACAGAGGGTAAAGCTGTTGGCAACTGCCACCGCACCTTTCTCATTCAATAGGTATTCTTCATTGAGTGCAAATAATACCTGATTCATACAAGCTACGCTACGGAAACAGCAACCTGCTGCATAGGCAACATCTCCGCGTGCAATTGCCTTTTGTGCAATGAACAGTGAAAAACTAATTTCCCAGGCAAAGGTATTAATAGTTGCTTGTTTAAGCTGAATAGGATAAGGGGTTGTCTTTGCCTTTAAAGCATCTAAAACGTTATACGGATCGTGGAGTGGCAGACAAATTGCAACTTCACCCATATAAATAGAGGACACAAAGCCGTGTGGATGCCCTGGTTGGTAATCAATAGTAATTTGCCCAGCATGGCAATCATTAATGACACGATTAACCTGAGCCACATCACGATAGAGAAAATCTACAGATACTCCTTCTATCTTTAGCCAACCACCGCCATTAATCCATTTCCCCCATCCACCAATTGGGGTGATTAAATTTGCGCGATGATTGTCGTCAAGTTCAGAGGCGAGGTGATTTAGAGCAGTCACATCAAGCGGCTTCTCTGGGTTGTAATAAATTCCTAGATCCACATCTGACTTCTGTGTATGATTGCCTCGTGCCCTTGAACCCCCTAGAGCGATCGCTGCAATTCCCTGAATTGACTGTAAACGTTCAACAACACGGTGGATAAACTGAGGCAACTGCTGATTCATATTGACTCCATTTTTACCACCAATTCAAAACCATTTCACATGAGATGCTAACAGACAAGCTTCAAATAACACCCTCACTCATAACATAAGCTGCACAACTATTAGTAGTACCGCATTCGCTATCAAACAGCACCCGCTTCAACTATATTTTTCCTCTAGATAAATCCATAGAGGATTGTGTTGAATAGTCTGTATGTAGCTGAATCGAACCGATTAGGCTTTGAGTCCAAGGAGAGCGATCGCGCCGAACAACAGAAAACTATGCTTAGTTAGTCCCTGATTTGATGTTTGATGTCAAGTCCAAAACTGACTCCTTGCCTAAGCTGCGTCAGAAGATTCAGGAATTTTTAGCTATAGGAACACAGATTGGGGTTTTAGTTGACCCCCGAAGTCGGACGATGGAGGTTTATTGTCCGGGTGTGGAGAAAGAGATTTTGCTGGATGCGGATGTGCTGACGGTGTCGGAATTGCTACCGGGATGGCAGTTGGCAGTGGCTGAAATTTGGGCACCAGAGTTTGATGAGGCGAGGGGAGGGCGATAAGCACTCATCGGCATAGCTACTGGAGGGTTGTGTTCTATCAGAATGGATTAACTATTAAGTACGAAACCCGGAGATCAAAGACTTATGCTTAAAGACTCCTTAATTATTAGTGCATCCCCTGAGGTTATGGGCGGCACCCCAGTTTTTACTGGTACTAGAGTTCCTGTGCAGACTTTTGGACTATCTCAAAGCTGGAGAATCGATTGACAATT
This Coleofasciculus sp. FACHB-T130 DNA region includes the following protein-coding sequences:
- a CDS encoding Uma2 family endonuclease — translated: MFDVKSKTDSLPKLRQKIQEFLAIGTQIGVLVDPRSRTMEVYCPGVEKEILLDADVLTVSELLPGWQLAVAEIWAPEFDEARGGR